A window of Kineococcus sp. NBC_00420 genomic DNA:
CCCCCGTCCAGCACGACTCCGGTCAGTCCGCGTTCGGCGAGGACCCGGGAGAACCCCGCGTGGCGTTCGGAGGTGGAACTCAGCCCGGCCAGCCCCGCGACGAACGCGATGCGGCGGTGGCCGAGGCCGGCGAGGTGGGAGGTCAGCAGCGCGGTCGCCTCGGTGTTCTCCGGCGCCACCTGGTCCACGTCGGCGTCGGCGAAGCGGTCGAGCAGGACGGTGGGGATGCCGTGCGCGGCGAGGAAGGGGAGGGCCTCGACCTCGGCGTGGACGGAGGGGGCCAGCAGCATCCCGTCGACGCGACGGTCCGCGAGCTCGTGGACGGCTCGCACCTCCTCGACGGGGTCGTCGTGGGTGTCGGCGAGGACGAGGGTGTACCCGGCGGCGCGGGCGGCGCCCTCGATGGAGGTGACGAGGTCGGCGAAGTGCGGGTTGGAGACGAAGCGGCTCGCCAGGCCGAGCGTGGTCGTCGAGGACCGGGCCAGTGAGCGGGCGAGGGTGTTCTGGCGGTACCCGGTGCGGGCGATCGCGGACAGGACCGCTTCCCGCGTGGGTCCGCTGACCGTGCGGGTCCCGTTGAGGACGTGCGAGACGGTCGAGGCGTTCACCCCGGCCAGCCGCGCGACGTCGGCCATGGTCACCACCGCAGGAGCCCCCTCGCTCGTCGAACCCGGCCCGGTAGGCCTGTCACGGTCTGGCCATAGGAACAGGCAAGCGCTTGCGCAAGCGCTTGCCCGGATCCTACGGTGCCCAGGTCGTCGATCCACCCCTGACGCGAAGGAGCGTTCGATGTGCGGTCCGAGGTCCCGGCAGCACCCGTTGATCGTCGTCGGCTACGAACCGGGGGACGAGCACGCCGTCCTCGAGGCCCTCGCCCAGGCTCGCCTGCGCGGCGGGACGATCGTGGTGGTGGCCGCGGCGCCGCTGCCGGACGGGCTGCTGCTGCGCCTGCGCAGCGCCCCCGTCGGACTCGACCTGCGCCTGCCTCCGGAGGGGGCCGACGTCGTCGAGGCCGTCCTCGACCTGGCCGAACGCGAACAGGCCGCCCTGCTGGTCGTCGGCCTGGCCCGGCGCGGGGTCGACGACCTCCTGGGCGGTCGCGCACGGCTCGTCGTGCTCGACGCGCCGTGCCCGGTGCTGTCCGTCCCCGAGCCGGACACGAGCACCGGCTCCCCGGCACCCGCGTGGGCCGTCACAATGGGTGTGTGAGCGCACCTACCCTGACGGCCGTCCAGCCGCTGCGGATCGGACCGCACGTCTCCGCGACGCCGGTCGTCCTCGCACCGATGGCCGGCATCACCAACTCCGCCTACCGGCAGCTCTGCCGCGAGCAGGGTGAGGGCTTCTACGTCAGCGAGATGGTCACCTCGCGCGCCCTCGTCGAACGCAACGCCGAGACGATGCGCCTGGTGACGTTCACCGAGACCGAGACCCCGCGCAGCCTGCAGCTCTACGGGGTCGACCCGACGACGGTCGCCGCGGCGGTCCGGATGGTCGTCGAGGAGGACATCGCCGACCACGTCGACCTCAACTTCGGCTGCCCCGTCCCCAAGGTCACCCGCAAGGGCGGCGGGTCCGCGCTGCCCTGGAAGGCGACCCTGTTCCGCGACATCGTCCGCGGGGCGGTGCGCGAGGCGTCCAAGGGCGGCATCCCGCTGACGGTGAAGATGCGCAAGGGCATCGACGACGACCACCTCACCTACCTCCAGGCCGGCAGGGCCGCCGAGGAGGAGGGTGCCGCCGCCGTCGCGCTGCACGGGCGGACGGCGTCGCAGCACTACTCCGGCCACGCCGACTGGGAGGCCATCGCGCGCCTCAAGGAGACGGTCACCACCATCCCCGTGCTCGGCAACGGCGACATCTGGAGCGCCGAGGACGCGGTGGAGATGATGCGGCGCACCGGGTGCGACGGGGTCGTCGTCGGCCGCGGTTGCCTCGGGCGACCGTGGCTGTTCGCCGACCTCGAGGCGGGGTTCGCCGGTCGCGAGGACCGGGTGAGGCCCGGGATGCGCCACGTGGCGAAGGTCCTGCGCCGCCACGCCGACCTGCTCGTCGAGTTCTACGGCGACGAACTGCGCGGCTGCCGCGACATCCGCAAGCACATCTCCTGGTACTTCAAGGGCTACGCCGTGGGCGGCGACATGCGGGCCCGCCTCGGCCTCGTCGACACCCTCGAGGCCCTCGACGAGCTCATCGCCGACCTCGACCTCGACCAGGACTACCCGGGTGCCGCCGCGGAGGGTTCCCGCGGCCGGGCCGGGTCGCCGCAGGCGAGGGTCGCGCTGCCGGAGGGCTGGCTGGAGACCCAGGAGCTCACCGGCGCCGCGGCCGAGATGATCGCCCAGGCCGAGCTCTCGGTGTCCGGCGGATGAGCGCGGGCTACCAGGAGGGCGACCTCGAACGCTGGGCCACGGAACCGCCGAAGACGCACGGTCGCAGCGCCTTCATGCGGGACCGCGCCCGCGTCCTGCACTCCTCCTCGCTGCGTCGGCTCGCCGCCAAGACCCAGGTCGTCGGCCCCGCCACCGACGACTTCGTCCGCAACCGCCTCACGCACTCCCTCGAGGTCGCGCAGGTCGGCCGCGAACTCGGGGCGGCGCTCGGTTGCGACCCCGACGTCGTCGACACCGCCTGCCTGGCCCACGACCTCGGCCACCCGCCGTTCGGCCACAACGGCGAACGGGCGCTGGCCGACGCGGCTCAGGACATCGGGGGTTTCGAGGGCAACGCCCAGACGTTGCGGCTGCTGACCCGGCTGGAGTCCAAGACGGTCGCCGCCGACGGTTCGCCCGTCGGCTTGAACCTGACCCGCGCCAGCCTGGACGCCTCGACGAAGTACCCGTGGTTGCACGGGAAGGCGCCGCGCGTGACGTCGAAGTTCGGGGCCTACGTCGACGACGCCGAGGTGTTCGCGTGGCTGCGCGACGGCGCGCCGGAGAACCGGCCGTGCGTCGAGGCCCAGGTCATGGACTTCTCCGACGACGTCGCCTACTCGGTGCACGACGTCGAGGACGCAATCGTCGCGGGCCACGTCCGCCTCGACTGGCTGGACCAGGACGAGATCCGTGCCCGGGTCGCCGCCCAGGTGCGGGACTGGTACCTGCCCGACGCCTCCGACGAGGCCGTCGCCGCTGCGCTGCAACGGCTCTCGACGTCGGGATTCTGGGCCCGGGAACAACCCGGTGAGGTGTTCGGCGGTCGTCGTCACCTGGCGGCGTTGAAGGACATGACCTCCCAGCTCATCGGCCGGTTCGCCAACGCGGCCGAGCACGCGACCCGGGAACGCCACGGCGACGGCCGCCTCACCCGCTACGCCGCCGACGTCGTCGTCCCCGTGGACACGACCCTCGAGGTCGCCGTCCTCAAGGGCGTCGCGGCCACGTTCGTCATGAGCGCGCAGGAACGTCAGCCGTTCTACGCCCGCCAGCGGGAACTGCTGCGCGAACTCCTCGACGCCCTCGTCCGGCAGGGGCCCGACGTCCTCGAACCGCCGTTCCGGGAGGACCACGCCCTCGCGACCGACGACGCGGCCCGCCTGCGGGTGGTGATCGACCAGGTCGCCTCCCTCACCGACGTCTCCGCCCTGGCCTGGCACCGCCGGCTCACGCCCCGCGACCTCACGACGTGACGGCGGCGTCCCCGTCCAGGACGGAACCCTGCAGGTCGCCCTCCCAGCCGTGGATGGTGCACTGCAGCAGCCGACTGCCGTCGGCCCAGTCCTGCTCCAACGGGTAGTAGTAGCCGTACTCGAAGTCGCCCGGGTCGAGGCCCGCGTCGTCGACCGCGGTGGAGGCGTCGGACCGGCAGTGGTCCTCGGCGTAGGTCTCCAGCTCGGCCTCGCCGGGGTAGGTCCCGTCGGGCAGGGTGACGATCTCGAGGACCTCGCCGTCGTGGGTGTCGGCGCAGGCGGTGCGCTCGACGGTGCCGTGCAGACCGTCGTCGTCCCCGCTGTCGAAGCAGTCGCCGGCCGTCAGGTCGTCGATCGTCGTCGGGCCCGTGCTCGTCCCGAAGGGGTCCGCGGGGAGGCGGCCGAGCAACGAGACCCCGGCCACCGCGGTACCGACGATCCAGGCGACGGCGATCGACGTCGCGAGCATCTGCAGCCCGCCCAGCACGATCCCGGCGATCGCGAACCCGCGGCCCGCTGTCTGCGCTCGGCCGGTGCGGTGCAGCCCGATCGCGCCGAGGGCGAAGGCGACCGGGCCGGTGCCCAGGATTCCCGTCACGAGCGCGGCGAGGGAGAACCCGTCGGTGGGTCGTGGCGGCCGGTGCTCGATCACCCGCCCAGGTTACGGCGAGTCTCGGCGCGGCGGTCGGCGTACCGCGCCCCGTCGTGTCCGGGGACTCACTCGAAGGGCGCCGGGGCGGTCGGCCCGAGCAGGTCCCCGCCGGTCCAGGACCCCCGCATCGGGGAGTCGTCGGGTGCGACGAGCAGGCAGAACACCCGCTCGTCGTGCAGTTCGTGGGGCGGGTAGGCGGAGGCGTAGGTGACGGTGTCCGGCCTGAACTCCCCGGCCGCGATGACGGCCGCCACCTCGCGGGCGCAGGAGGAGTTCGCGCCCCAGCGCCGTCGTCCGTCGCGGAGGTCGTCGGTGACCGGGACGACGGCGACGACCTCGGCGTCGTGTCCGCTCGCACAGGAGACCTCGGAGCGTTCCGCGAGACAGGTCCCCACCGTCCACGTGACGGTCGAGGAGAGGCGGACCGACTGCGGCGCAGCCATGCTGCGCACGTCGGAGGCGCTGCGGGCGAACCCGGCGGCGACCACCGCCACACCGATCAGGAGGTGGAGGCCGACGGCGGCGCCGACCCCGACCAGGATCCAGCGGAGCTTCTTCGGGGGTCGTCCGGTCATGGCCGCGACGCTAGGCGCGTCGCGGCCACCCCGGAGTTCTCCGCGGTCGAGCTGTGGACAACCTTCAGCGGGCGCGGCGCCGGGCCGAGATGACGCCCGTGTCGAAACCGGCGAGGTGCAGACCGCCGTGGAACCTCGCGTGCTCGATCTTCAGGCAGCGGTTCATCACGACCGTCACGCCGTGCTCGGCACCGCGCTGGGCGACGGCGTCGTCCGCGAGGCCCAGCTGCATCCACATCACGGGGGAGCCGACCGCGATGACGTCGTCGAGCACACCCCCGAGTTCGCTCGGACGGCGGAACACGTCGACGAGGTCGGGGACCCCGGGGAGTTCACGCAACGACGGGTAGGCGGGCCGACCGAGGATCTCGGTCTCGTTCGGGTTGACGAACCACAGCTCGAAGTCGGAGTCCGCGAGCAGGTAGGTCTCGACGAAGTACGAGGCGCGCGAGGGCTTGTTCGAGGCGCCGAGGATCGCGACGGTCTTCGTGCGGCGCAGGATGCGCAGACGTTCCCCGGCGCCGGGGGCCGTCCACGACGTCGGGGCGGCGTCCTTGGAACCGGTCGCGGCGGGGGCCTGCTCCAGGTTCTCCGGGGCGGCGACCGAGCCGAGGTCCGCGCCCGCGTCCGGGACGGTGCCGGTCGCCCCACTGGTCGAGTCGTTCATCGGTTCCCCTCCACAGCGACGGCGAGCGCCTGGTCCAGGTCCCACAACACGTCCTCGACGTCTTCCAGTCCCACGCTGATCCGGATGAGGTCCTCGGGGACCCCGGCGGCGGTGAGCTGTTCGGCGGAGAGCTGCTGGTGGGTCGTCGAGGCCGGGTGCAGCACGAGGGTGCGGGCGTCGCCGATGTTGGCCAGGTGCGAGCAGAGCTGGACGTTGTTGATGAACCGCTCGCCGGCTGCGCGTCCGCCGACGACCCCGAAGGAGAACACGGCGCCGGGACCCTCGGGCAGGTACTGCTCGGCCCGGCTGTGGTGCGGGTGGCTGGGCAGACCGGAGTAGCGGACCCAGGAGACGCGGTCGTCGGCCTCGAGCCAGGCGGC
This region includes:
- the dusB gene encoding tRNA dihydrouridine synthase DusB is translated as MSAPTLTAVQPLRIGPHVSATPVVLAPMAGITNSAYRQLCREQGEGFYVSEMVTSRALVERNAETMRLVTFTETETPRSLQLYGVDPTTVAAAVRMVVEEDIADHVDLNFGCPVPKVTRKGGGSALPWKATLFRDIVRGAVREASKGGIPLTVKMRKGIDDDHLTYLQAGRAAEEEGAAAVALHGRTASQHYSGHADWEAIARLKETVTTIPVLGNGDIWSAEDAVEMMRRTGCDGVVVGRGCLGRPWLFADLEAGFAGREDRVRPGMRHVAKVLRRHADLLVEFYGDELRGCRDIRKHISWYFKGYAVGGDMRARLGLVDTLEALDELIADLDLDQDYPGAAAEGSRGRAGSPQARVALPEGWLETQELTGAAAEMIAQAELSVSGG
- a CDS encoding CoA-binding protein, which encodes MNDSTSGATGTVPDAGADLGSVAAPENLEQAPAATGSKDAAPTSWTAPGAGERLRILRRTKTVAILGASNKPSRASYFVETYLLADSDFELWFVNPNETEILGRPAYPSLRELPGVPDLVDVFRRPSELGGVLDDVIAVGSPVMWMQLGLADDAVAQRGAEHGVTVVMNRCLKIEHARFHGGLHLAGFDTGVISARRRAR
- a CDS encoding deoxyguanosinetriphosphate triphosphohydrolase; this encodes MSAGYQEGDLERWATEPPKTHGRSAFMRDRARVLHSSSLRRLAAKTQVVGPATDDFVRNRLTHSLEVAQVGRELGAALGCDPDVVDTACLAHDLGHPPFGHNGERALADAAQDIGGFEGNAQTLRLLTRLESKTVAADGSPVGLNLTRASLDASTKYPWLHGKAPRVTSKFGAYVDDAEVFAWLRDGAPENRPCVEAQVMDFSDDVAYSVHDVEDAIVAGHVRLDWLDQDEIRARVAAQVRDWYLPDASDEAVAAALQRLSTSGFWAREQPGEVFGGRRHLAALKDMTSQLIGRFANAAEHATRERHGDGRLTRYAADVVVPVDTTLEVAVLKGVAATFVMSAQERQPFYARQRELLRELLDALVRQGPDVLEPPFREDHALATDDAARLRVVIDQVASLTDVSALAWHRRLTPRDLTT
- a CDS encoding universal stress protein is translated as MCGPRSRQHPLIVVGYEPGDEHAVLEALAQARLRGGTIVVVAAAPLPDGLLLRLRSAPVGLDLRLPPEGADVVEAVLDLAEREQAALLVVGLARRGVDDLLGGRARLVVLDAPCPVLSVPEPDTSTGSPAPAWAVTMGV
- a CDS encoding LacI family DNA-binding transcriptional regulator, producing MADVARLAGVNASTVSHVLNGTRTVSGPTREAVLSAIARTGYRQNTLARSLARSSTTTLGLASRFVSNPHFADLVTSIEGAARAAGYTLVLADTHDDPVEEVRAVHELADRRVDGMLLAPSVHAEVEALPFLAAHGIPTVLLDRFADADVDQVAPENTEATALLTSHLAGLGHRRIAFVAGLAGLSSTSERHAGFSRVLAERGLTGVVLDGGSETSLAETAVLSAFAGADRPSAVVVGNNSMTVGTLRALRSLGLSVPDDVALVCYDDPEWADLVEPRLTAIHQDVPAMATRAVTMILERLAGTAPGTPRRERIPPTFRHRNSCGCS
- a CDS encoding DUF4190 domain-containing protein; protein product: MIEHRPPRPTDGFSLAALVTGILGTGPVAFALGAIGLHRTGRAQTAGRGFAIAGIVLGGLQMLATSIAVAWIVGTAVAGVSLLGRLPADPFGTSTGPTTIDDLTAGDCFDSGDDDGLHGTVERTACADTHDGEVLEIVTLPDGTYPGEAELETYAEDHCRSDASTAVDDAGLDPGDFEYGYYYPLEQDWADGSRLLQCTIHGWEGDLQGSVLDGDAAVTS